In Novipirellula caenicola, one genomic interval encodes:
- a CDS encoding mechanosensitive ion channel family protein, which produces MPDAKSSQEEVTRILREWSEIHLLEAIFVLAAGFTLAAIIKWIVPRLAERVPDRFRLWILPWEPILRAVMLLFVAAYIIPLFIYPTPQNLLAISGALAVALGFAFKDYVSSLIAGVVALYERPYRNGDWVKIEETYGEVRSLDLRTVQIVTPDDTVVAVPHSKIWSTPIYNNNVGKRELMCVADFYLHPDHDGQRVQQKLTDIALTSPYVQLHKPILVVAAEKPWGTHYRLKAYPIDGRDQFQFITDLTLRGKAMLRRIGVQSANAPTVTQANS; this is translated from the coding sequence ATGCCCGACGCCAAATCATCCCAAGAAGAGGTAACGCGAATCCTCCGCGAGTGGAGCGAGATTCATTTATTAGAGGCGATCTTCGTTCTCGCTGCGGGCTTTACGTTGGCGGCGATCATCAAATGGATTGTCCCCAGGCTTGCCGAACGGGTACCCGACCGATTCCGGCTGTGGATCCTACCTTGGGAACCGATTCTGCGAGCGGTGATGCTGTTGTTCGTGGCAGCCTACATCATCCCATTGTTCATCTACCCGACGCCTCAAAACCTACTGGCGATCTCGGGTGCATTGGCCGTTGCCCTGGGTTTTGCGTTCAAGGATTATGTCAGCAGCTTGATCGCCGGGGTGGTGGCGTTGTACGAGCGGCCCTACCGAAACGGAGACTGGGTCAAGATCGAAGAGACGTACGGCGAAGTCCGATCACTTGATCTGCGAACCGTTCAAATTGTGACCCCAGACGACACGGTCGTGGCCGTCCCACACAGCAAAATATGGTCCACGCCAATCTACAACAACAACGTTGGCAAACGCGAATTGATGTGTGTTGCTGACTTCTACTTGCATCCTGATCATGATGGCCAACGTGTCCAACAAAAACTGACCGACATCGCCTTGACCAGCCCCTACGTGCAGTTGCACAAGCCGATCCTGGTGGTGGCGGCCGAGAAGCCCTGGGGCACGCATTACCGCTTAAAAGCCTACCCGATTGACGGTCGAGACCAGTTCCAATTCATCACCGATTTAACGCTCCGCGGCAAAGCGATGCTCCGCCGCATCGGTGTCCAATCCGCAAACGCACCGACGGTCACCCAAGCCAACAGCTAG
- a CDS encoding sugar phosphate isomerase/epimerase codes for MKRRHFLGAMSAATAVALTPKHLLALDKDNVYRNAIGIQLYTLRNQINDDVAGTLKAVADAGYKQVEPYGFPNAKPMIDAARDNGLALHSSHFEWDSVVNPDDKGVPPFADILEKANDAGLSHLVVPYLAEKNRTTLDDYKLTADRCNKAAEQAQAAGIQLAYHNHAFEFQPQEGGRYGYEVLMEEFSDQMKFEIDIFWVQLAGHDPAKLIRKLKGRVSQLHLKDLSRQTPVPTYNGVANEAFEELGDGVIPMEPIFEAAAEAGVIHCHVEQDQSPDPLASIRQSMAYLKKM; via the coding sequence ATGAAACGACGGCATTTTTTGGGGGCGATGTCCGCAGCGACGGCGGTTGCTTTGACGCCCAAGCATCTCCTTGCCCTGGACAAAGACAACGTGTACCGAAATGCGATCGGCATCCAGTTGTACACGTTGCGGAATCAAATCAATGACGACGTTGCCGGCACGTTGAAGGCGGTTGCCGATGCGGGGTACAAGCAGGTCGAGCCGTACGGGTTTCCCAACGCGAAACCGATGATCGATGCCGCTCGCGACAATGGACTCGCCCTCCATTCCTCGCACTTCGAGTGGGATTCGGTGGTCAATCCTGACGACAAGGGAGTGCCGCCGTTTGCCGACATCTTGGAAAAGGCCAACGACGCTGGGTTGTCTCATTTGGTCGTTCCCTACTTGGCAGAAAAAAATCGCACGACGCTGGACGACTACAAATTGACTGCGGATCGCTGCAACAAGGCGGCCGAACAAGCCCAGGCGGCGGGGATCCAGTTGGCGTACCATAACCATGCGTTTGAGTTCCAACCACAGGAAGGCGGTCGGTATGGTTATGAAGTGTTGATGGAGGAGTTTTCGGACCAGATGAAATTCGAGATCGATATCTTTTGGGTCCAACTCGCCGGCCATGATCCAGCCAAGCTGATTCGCAAATTGAAAGGACGTGTGTCCCAGTTGCACTTGAAGGACTTGAGCCGTCAAACGCCCGTGCCGACCTACAACGGGGTGGCCAACGAAGCATTCGAAGAACTCGGCGACGGGGTGATCCCGATGGAACCGATCTTCGAAGCGGCCGCCGAGGCGGGCGTGATCCACTGTCACGTCGAGCAAGACCAGTCGCCCGATCCGCTGGCAAGCATCCGCCAAAGCATGGCATACCTAAAGAAGATGTAG
- a CDS encoding DUF1080 domain-containing protein, with translation MPRTNIQLKKRMFIGNVLHRLAFSTLLFPGIVVVAIAAVSLASAQEPPRSEAIGSDREQKESNAAPSTLGLAPPSGAVVLLDGSNLDAWKPFSFQWINPKDDQKQIQWKLVDGGAMEIALEFEGKRRKQFLYTKGNFGDYRLHLEFQLPEADSGNSGIFFGPLYELQIFNSADKKIPGMGDCGAIYQIRAPDVNAALEPGVWQTIDLEYQAAEMGANGFMTENGAARVSVWLNGKLIHDDFKLSLRRNKYAAFPEERLSPIVLQEHGSKVRFRNIWLVEKTANPKARQKK, from the coding sequence ATGCCCCGAACCAACATCCAGCTCAAGAAACGAATGTTCATCGGCAACGTGCTACATCGTCTTGCCTTTAGCACGCTCCTTTTCCCTGGGATAGTCGTCGTAGCCATTGCGGCCGTCTCGCTTGCGTCGGCGCAGGAACCGCCGAGATCCGAGGCAATTGGTTCGGATCGTGAGCAAAAGGAATCGAACGCCGCGCCATCCACGCTGGGACTCGCCCCGCCGTCCGGGGCGGTGGTGCTACTAGACGGTTCGAATCTTGATGCTTGGAAACCTTTCTCGTTCCAGTGGATCAATCCCAAGGATGACCAGAAACAGATCCAGTGGAAGCTTGTCGATGGCGGCGCGATGGAGATCGCCTTGGAATTCGAAGGCAAACGTCGCAAACAATTTCTTTACACGAAAGGAAATTTTGGTGACTACCGTCTGCATCTCGAGTTCCAGCTACCCGAAGCGGACAGCGGCAACAGTGGAATCTTCTTTGGACCGTTGTACGAATTGCAGATCTTCAATAGTGCAGACAAGAAAATTCCCGGCATGGGCGATTGTGGCGCGATCTATCAAATCCGTGCCCCCGATGTGAATGCGGCTCTTGAGCCAGGCGTTTGGCAAACGATCGATCTGGAGTATCAGGCTGCGGAAATGGGTGCAAACGGATTCATGACCGAAAACGGTGCTGCCCGAGTCTCGGTGTGGCTTAATGGCAAATTGATCCACGACGACTTCAAACTATCACTACGGCGAAACAAGTACGCCGCATTCCCTGAGGAACGGTTGTCGCCCATTGTTTTGCAGGAGCATGGATCCAAGGTGAGGTTCCGAAACATCTGGCTGGTCGAGAAAACCGCCAATCCAAAAGCACGGCAAAAGAAATAA
- a CDS encoding arylsulfatase, whose protein sequence is MTKRLIYLLAVWTVFVAGVRSGAADDPDRRPNIVLIMCDDMGWSDIGCYGGEVETPHLDRLAAEGMRFTQFYNNAKCTTTRASILTGLYPRRDQRDLLRTDMVTLGEALKLAGYQTALSGKWHLGSQKTTHPFHRGFDEFYGLLDGCCNFFDPSIPDPPYKNGKVRKFGQNDQLITSFPKDFYTTDAFTEHAIDCVKKFAANEAPFLIHLTYTAPHYPLHAKTEDIAKYRGKYKELGGWLNLRKQRWQRQREMGLATESWQLSGIDEHAYDWDSANHDHEDARMAVYAAMIDAMDQNIGRLLESLESEGVADNTVVLFLSDNGGCAEEPGGRSPEIVPGPKDFYAAVGPAWGWAQNAPFKKHKSSAYEGGILTPCIAWWPGRIQAGSITRQPAHIVDMMPTLLEIAGGQYPRTYRGHEILPVEGKSMLPILMGEQREPHQQLAWEWSGSRALREGDWKVVWPKNGKAWQLYNLANDRCETTDLADTQTELTQRLAEAWEAWAMQTGLKNKTGSKGK, encoded by the coding sequence ATGACGAAACGTTTGATTTACTTGCTCGCGGTTTGGACCGTGTTTGTTGCCGGTGTTAGGTCGGGAGCTGCCGACGATCCCGATCGCCGTCCCAACATCGTGTTGATCATGTGCGACGACATGGGTTGGTCCGACATCGGTTGTTACGGAGGCGAAGTGGAAACGCCCCATCTGGATCGCTTGGCAGCCGAGGGGATGCGGTTCACTCAGTTTTACAACAATGCCAAATGCACAACGACTCGCGCATCGATTCTGACCGGCTTGTACCCCCGCCGCGACCAGCGTGATTTGCTGCGAACCGATATGGTCACGCTCGGCGAGGCGTTGAAATTGGCAGGCTACCAGACGGCCTTGAGCGGGAAGTGGCACCTTGGCAGTCAAAAGACAACTCATCCGTTTCATCGAGGATTTGACGAGTTCTATGGCCTGCTGGACGGTTGCTGCAACTTCTTCGATCCTTCGATCCCCGATCCACCCTACAAGAACGGCAAGGTCCGAAAGTTTGGCCAGAACGACCAATTGATCACTTCGTTTCCCAAAGACTTCTACACCACGGATGCTTTTACCGAGCATGCCATCGATTGCGTGAAGAAGTTTGCCGCAAACGAGGCACCGTTTTTGATTCACCTAACTTACACGGCGCCGCACTACCCGTTGCATGCGAAGACCGAGGACATCGCCAAGTATCGGGGCAAGTACAAGGAGCTCGGAGGCTGGCTAAATTTACGGAAACAGCGGTGGCAGCGGCAACGCGAGATGGGGCTGGCGACCGAATCGTGGCAGCTCAGTGGTATCGATGAACACGCCTACGACTGGGACTCGGCCAATCACGATCACGAGGACGCTCGGATGGCGGTGTACGCCGCCATGATCGATGCCATGGATCAAAACATCGGTCGCTTGCTTGAGTCGCTCGAAAGCGAAGGGGTTGCAGACAATACCGTCGTTCTGTTCCTGTCGGACAACGGTGGATGCGCAGAGGAGCCTGGTGGCCGCAGCCCGGAAATCGTTCCCGGGCCCAAGGATTTCTACGCGGCGGTCGGACCGGCATGGGGCTGGGCCCAAAATGCGCCGTTCAAGAAACACAAAAGCAGCGCTTACGAGGGAGGCATTTTGACGCCGTGTATCGCGTGGTGGCCTGGGCGAATTCAGGCGGGTTCGATCACTCGCCAACCAGCTCACATCGTCGACATGATGCCTACCTTGCTGGAGATCGCAGGCGGCCAATATCCACGCACGTATCGAGGCCACGAGATCCTTCCAGTCGAGGGCAAAAGCATGCTGCCTATTTTGATGGGAGAGCAACGTGAACCGCACCAACAACTCGCCTGGGAATGGTCCGGTAGTCGAGCACTCCGAGAGGGAGATTGGAAAGTCGTCTGGCCCAAAAACGGCAAAGCGTGGCAGCTCTATAACCTCGCAAACGATCGTTGCGAGACGACCGACCTCGCCGACACCCAGACAGAACTCACCCAGCGTTTAGCCGAGGCATGGGAGGCTTGGGCGATGCAAACCGGACTCAAAAATAAAACCGGCTCGAAAGGCAAGTGA
- the csrA gene encoding carbon storage regulator CsrA, translated as MLVLSRKKNESIVINNDIRIVVVEIRGDKVRLGVEAPREVPVHRREVYDAIQRSLEAGDTPVES; from the coding sequence ATGTTAGTTTTATCAAGAAAGAAAAACGAGAGCATCGTTATCAACAACGATATCCGAATCGTGGTTGTCGAGATCCGTGGGGACAAAGTCCGTTTGGGCGTCGAAGCCCCACGTGAGGTGCCCGTTCATCGTCGCGAAGTCTATGATGCGATCCAGCGTAGTTTGGAAGCAGGGGATACCCCTGTGGAATCGTAG
- a CDS encoding DUF2203 domain-containing protein, translating to MSPRGKMFTPEAATEMLPLLRIILRDALQLSHSIERQRDQIAGIDRLAERMDHPSYRDEVHDIRVSLADEEAKLERCLVELSELGVTPHLPLNGIIDFPTIVNRQPACLCWSLGEDSVDYWHDPGQTPVQRRPLPRKTLGTEKCL from the coding sequence ATGTCCCCTCGAGGCAAGATGTTCACTCCCGAAGCCGCCACCGAAATGCTGCCTCTGCTGCGGATCATCCTACGAGATGCCTTGCAGCTGAGCCATTCGATCGAACGGCAGCGCGACCAAATCGCGGGAATCGATCGCTTAGCCGAGCGGATGGACCACCCGTCCTATCGTGATGAGGTGCATGACATTCGCGTCAGCTTGGCCGATGAAGAAGCGAAATTGGAACGATGCCTGGTCGAACTAAGCGAACTTGGGGTGACACCCCATTTGCCCCTCAATGGGATCATCGATTTCCCAACTATCGTCAATCGCCAACCCGCCTGCCTATGCTGGTCGCTTGGTGAAGATTCCGTCGACTACTGGCACGACCCAGGCCAAACGCCAGTACAGCGACGCCCGTTGCCCCGAAAAACCTTGGGCACCGAAAAGTGCCTGTGA
- a CDS encoding NUDIX hydrolase: MNHADPAKPEESVVLRGARFNVHAMSIVGSDGKTYVREVVRHPGAVVILPLLDDDTLVMIENHRPTVGETLLELPAGTRESDEPAEQTAFRELIEETGYHAKSVSLVHEFYSAPGISDELMLLYVARDLTRGEHAREATEQIQNRIATREEVRGWIAEGRIRDAKTLVGLYAFLAGTCLTEKQNSN, from the coding sequence ATGAATCACGCCGATCCTGCAAAACCCGAAGAATCGGTCGTGCTTCGAGGCGCCCGGTTTAATGTCCACGCGATGTCGATCGTGGGTAGTGATGGTAAGACCTATGTTCGCGAAGTGGTTCGTCACCCGGGTGCGGTGGTCATCTTGCCGCTACTCGATGATGACACCTTGGTGATGATTGAAAACCATCGCCCCACCGTCGGCGAAACCTTGTTGGAACTGCCCGCGGGCACTCGCGAATCCGACGAACCAGCCGAACAAACCGCGTTTCGCGAACTAATCGAAGAAACCGGCTACCATGCGAAATCGGTCAGCTTGGTGCATGAATTTTATTCAGCACCAGGAATCAGTGACGAGCTGATGTTGCTGTACGTGGCTCGCGATTTAACGCGGGGCGAACATGCACGCGAAGCGACTGAACAAATTCAAAATCGCATTGCCACTCGCGAAGAGGTTCGCGGCTGGATCGCCGAAGGGCGAATTCGAGATGCCAAAACGCTGGTCGGACTGTATGCGTTTTTGGCGGGAACGTGCTTAACCGAAAAGCAAAACTCGAACTGA
- a CDS encoding DEAD/DEAH box helicase, protein MLNVEINSQASWCQSDLVPTGTYELTLDAIEPRSLPIRVSPLTARVTGFLFPEANQWIPPNAKPAAPGNESHSIKIADATKKKPKVDRKRHRIKPPNDVVKLQDRLYYLLQPPLDLLVGSGQLNFPFEPFPYQLDGIAFLFPRFACVLADEMGLGKTMQAISTIRLLLCSGEVRSVLLVCPKPLVSNWLKEFRVWAPEIPVVAIEGNAAKREFQWRSPEVPVKVANYELLMRDKETVLDSGLHFDLVALDEAQRIKNRNSTTSEIVKAIPRTRSWALTGTPVENSPDDLVGIFEFLSPGFLQIGMPMPQMAAASREYILRRTKDMVLDDMPPKLYRDAELDLTPEQWSTYEQAESEGVIQLEKLDEMLTIQHVFELVLRLKQICNFDPVSGSSTKLERLVADMEEVAASGKKAIVFSQWVNSIDQMKPALEKFGPLEYHGRVPHKQREGVIDKFKNDPDSHVILMSYGAGSVGLNLQFCEYVFLFDRWWNPAIEDQAINRAHRIGARGAVTVTRMLAMNTIEQRIAAVLDQKREMFDTLFSEQGGPVAAGGLSREEIFGLFDLRAPCGKKVA, encoded by the coding sequence ATGTTGAACGTCGAGATTAACTCGCAAGCCAGTTGGTGTCAGAGCGATCTTGTTCCTACGGGCACTTATGAACTAACGCTCGACGCCATCGAACCGCGGTCGCTACCGATCCGGGTCTCGCCATTGACCGCCCGCGTCACGGGTTTTTTGTTCCCCGAAGCGAACCAGTGGATCCCGCCCAACGCCAAGCCTGCGGCACCGGGCAATGAATCGCACAGCATCAAGATCGCCGATGCAACAAAAAAGAAACCCAAGGTTGATCGTAAACGCCACCGCATCAAACCGCCTAACGACGTCGTTAAACTTCAAGACCGGCTGTACTACTTGCTGCAACCGCCGTTGGATTTATTGGTCGGCAGCGGCCAATTGAATTTTCCTTTTGAACCGTTCCCTTACCAATTGGATGGGATCGCGTTCTTGTTCCCCCGATTCGCCTGCGTGTTGGCCGACGAGATGGGGCTGGGAAAAACGATGCAAGCGATCAGCACGATTCGTTTGCTGCTGTGCAGCGGCGAAGTGCGTAGCGTGTTGCTGGTATGCCCAAAGCCGTTGGTTTCGAATTGGCTGAAAGAGTTCCGCGTTTGGGCTCCCGAGATTCCCGTGGTGGCCATCGAAGGCAACGCGGCGAAACGCGAATTCCAGTGGCGTTCGCCTGAGGTTCCAGTGAAGGTTGCGAATTACGAATTGTTGATGCGCGACAAAGAAACGGTGCTCGATAGCGGATTGCATTTCGACCTGGTCGCACTGGACGAGGCACAGCGGATCAAGAACCGCAACAGCACGACCAGCGAGATCGTCAAAGCGATCCCGCGAACTCGATCGTGGGCACTGACCGGAACCCCGGTAGAAAATTCGCCCGACGATCTGGTGGGGATTTTCGAGTTCCTGTCACCGGGATTTCTACAAATCGGCATGCCGATGCCCCAGATGGCAGCGGCCTCGCGTGAGTACATCCTGCGTCGCACCAAAGACATGGTGCTCGACGATATGCCGCCGAAACTGTATCGCGACGCCGAGTTAGACCTCACGCCCGAGCAGTGGTCGACGTACGAGCAGGCGGAATCCGAAGGAGTGATTCAGCTGGAAAAACTTGACGAGATGTTGACGATCCAGCACGTGTTCGAGTTGGTGCTAAGATTAAAACAGATCTGCAATTTCGATCCGGTCTCGGGCAGCAGTACCAAGCTGGAACGTTTGGTCGCCGACATGGAAGAGGTCGCCGCGAGCGGGAAGAAGGCGATCGTGTTTAGCCAATGGGTCAATAGCATTGATCAGATGAAACCGGCACTCGAAAAATTTGGGCCACTCGAGTATCACGGCCGAGTGCCGCACAAGCAACGCGAAGGGGTGATCGACAAATTCAAAAACGATCCCGACAGCCACGTGATCTTGATGAGCTATGGTGCGGGCAGCGTAGGGTTGAACCTGCAGTTCTGTGAATACGTTTTCCTGTTTGACCGATGGTGGAACCCGGCGATCGAAGACCAAGCAATCAACCGAGCGCATCGGATCGGTGCCAGAGGCGCCGTGACGGTGACGCGAATGTTGGCAATGAACACGATCGAACAGCGGATCGCGGCGGTGCTGGACCAGAAACGCGAAATGTTTGATACGCTGTTTTCCGAACAGGGCGGCCCCGTGGCGGCTGGCGGGCTAAGTCGTGAAGAGATCTTTGGTCTGTTCGATTTGCGTGCTCCGTGTGGCAAAAAGGTCGCGTGA